The genomic DNA TGCCAGGCGATCTGCTCCACCTGCCGGACAAAAAGCTCCTTTATCGCCGAGCTTGGGTGGGCATGCTCATAGATCTTGTTCTTGGGCAGCACACGACCAAAGGCGGCATTCCTCGGGTATTCGAAAAGCGTTGTCGTCGTCATCCTTCCCCCTGTACCACTAGGAAGGCGATGAGTTCGAAGTCGTCAAGACCTGAAATTGTGTTGAGCAGCGCTGTTGTTTGGCCATCGGTAAAGAGGCTGTCCAGATCCTTCTCCTCTTTCACTTCAATCATGGAGCGGATAGAGGAGCCCAGCAGGTCGGAATAGACCTTCATGTTACGACCGTCGTCTGTCTGCTGATTGAAAAAACGACAGACATTGGCGATGGGTGCGCTTTGTTCCTTGCAACTGGTACGTACTAAGTCGAGCAGTTTTTTCACTTCGGTGTGGTTGGCGATGATCTCGCCATCCCTCCCGATATAGACCAGATAGTATGGATGCAGTCGATTGTGTTGGTTGATATTCACGCTGTCATTGCGGTTGCGCAATGCAAAGATGAGCCCGGGTTTGAGGCCTAGTTCCAGCTGAGCTGGGACCACGGCGTGCATCCCCTTGGGGGCAAGCTCAAGGTCACCGTGTGCTTTAACGTAGTTGAGCAGGTCCATTCGGAAGTCATTCAATCCCAGATCCGTGATCGAAACACCGGTTTTCAGGTCCTCGAGTTCAATAACCTCATCCTGAAGACGGCGGAGCTGCTCCTTACGGTAGCTTACTTCGCTACTCTGGGCGGTGAGCACATTATCGTCGCCAGTTGCTGTGACGTCGGCAATCATCATCCGGTTTTCGACACGTTCCTTGAGGTTGATATACTCATCAAGGCTTATATCAGGCCAATAATTGACCAGTTGAATAACTTTGTTCCGGGATCCTATACGGTCGATTCGCCCAAATCGCTGAATGATTCGAACCGGGTTCCAATGAATGTCATAGTTAATCAAATAGTCGCAATCTTGAAGGTTCTGACCTTCGGAAATACAGTCAGTACCAATGAGCAGATCAATATCATCTGGCTCGTTCGGCATCACCAGTGCTTTTTCCTTGGCGATTGGTGAGAACAACGTCAACAGCGACTGGAAATCATATGGCTTTTTCAACGTGGACTTGGGCGCGTCCCGGCCGGTTACTTTTCCGACGTGCAGCCCCTTGGACTTTAAAAGCTCCGCCAGGTTGTCATAGAGGTAGTTGGCCGTGTCTGCGAATGCAGTGAATAAAAGGGTTTTTTTATTGTTGCCGTTGATGGGATTCTCGATCTTCTCCAGAATCAGCTTCTGGAGGTGTTGCAGCTTGGCGTCGTGCTCGGGTTTGATTTTGTCCATCGAGGACAGCAAGCCGTCAATAATTGCAAGATCCGCATAGAGGTCGTTCTCCCACGACGGAAGATCCATATCGGCAAGGCTGATCTTCACCTTGCCTCCAATCTCATCTCCGCCAAGAATCGGAAGTTCGTCATCCTCGGCTTCCATAGTTTCCAGCCGTTCGGTCCAGTCCGTGACAATACCGCAACCCGACTGCTTGAATGTCTGGATTCGAGACAGCATCTGGACATGCTTTTCATGTAAACTTCTCAGAGTAAGTCGGAATGCCTCCACAGAGCTTTCGAGACGCTTGAGAAGATTCGTGATCATCAAGGCCTGCAGGCTGCGTTCGCGGTCGGCCTGTTTCAGTTTTCCTTTCCCACCCTCCACCTGAGTATCGTAAAGCTCCTCATATTTACGGAGGCGGCTGGGAAGGATGTAGCTGATAGGGGCGTAAACAGGCAGTTTGAGCAAAGACAGTTCGGTGAAGATGATATTGAAGCCAGGTACATCATCCCGTTTGGTCAGAGGACAACGGAACGACAGAGGTTTGAGGCGTTCCGGAAATTGCCCTATGTCCCGCGTGTCGTAAAATGTCTGGATATGTTTTCTGGATCTGGCGATTGTCACGCTGTCCAATAACTCGTAAAAGTCGAAATCCAATGAGTCAAGGATGGCTTTCGCGGTGCGCTTCTCCACCGGGAGTCTGGCCCACTGGTTGAAGGCGATCTGAGCCTGCCGAAAGACCTCTTCCACACTGCGTTTTCCGTTCAGTTTTTTACTGAGACTCTCTGAATCCCCTTCATAAGCCAGGGCAAGCTGGTTGCGTAAATCGCTGAACCGGTTGTTGACTGGGGTTGCGGAAAGCATCAGGACTTTGGTTTTTACGCCGTCTCGGATAACTTTGTTCATCAATTTCTGGTATCGCGTTTCCCGGTCCTTGAAGGCATCGTTGTTCCGAAAATTATGGGATTCGTCGATGACGACCAGGTCGTAGTTGCCCCAATTGATCCGGTTAAGCGGGATGCCAAGAGATTCGCCCGATGTTCGGGAAAGATCCGTGTGGCAAAGGACATCGTAATTTAAACGATCTTTCGCAAAGATATTGGTTTTGAGGTTGGTATTGTAGTTCAGCCAGTTATCCGCAAGCTTCTTCGGACATAAGACCAAAACTGCACGGTTTCTCAGTTCGTAATATTTGATGACAGCCAAGGCAGTGAACGTTTTTCCCAGGCCTACACTGTCTGCGAGAATGCAACCATTATAGGTTTCAAGCTTGTTGATTATGCCAACGGCAGCATCTTTTTGAAAGTTGAAGAGCTTTTTCCAGACCTGGGTGTCCTGATAACCGGTTCTGTCATTGGGTAATACATCTTCGTCAATATCACTGAGGAACTCGCTAAAGATGTTGTAGAGCATCAGAAAATAGATGCGTTCGGGTGAGTTCTCCTGATACACTGATGCTATGTGGTCGCAAATGACCGCCGTGACATCCTCTAGCTTCTCGGAGTCGTTCCAGATCTGCTCGAAGAGTTGGAGATAGGTGGCCGTGAAGATAGACTCGTCAAACCTGTTGACGATATTGGAAATGGCATCACCGCGCTGATATCCAAGATCCACTGCCGTGAAGCCGTGCAATGGCATATAGGCAATATCCTGTTGCCCCTGCTTGACACAGGCAAACTGCTGCATCGGCGCCTTGGTCTTATTGGAGCGAAACGTTGCTTTATGCTGCATCCATTCGGCGCACTCACGCGCAATCGCTCGTTGAGTGAGTTTGTTTCTAAGTTGTATCTCAAATTCGGAACCGTAAAGGCTTCGCTCTCGATCCACTTTTGGAATAAAAAATTCCCTGTGTTCTTTTCTGATTTTGTCCGTCACTTCGTTGGGGATGAAAGTGGGTACTGTGAAGATAAACTCCAGCGACTCAACTTTAGAAAGCTCCGATTTGAGGGCTTGATAGGCATAAATCGAGAAGCAGGATGCCGCTATTTTCAGTTTACTTTTCGAATGCAGAGATACTTTCAGATCATCGCCAAGCAAAGAGTTAATGTTGTCGATGATTTTCATCGGCCAGAGTCCTTTTTGTTGTTTTCCGCCGCACCGCCAGCCTGCACCCAATTGTCGACCTGGTCCTTCTTAAATTTCCAAAGCCGGCCCATTCGATGGGCCGGCATACTGAATCGGTCAATCCAGCGGTACACAGTATCACTGCTAACCCCGAGATATTTGCATATCTCATCTACTGATAACCATCGGTCTCGTATATCGGTCATTTCCTTCCCATTACCCTCAAGTGTCGTCGGGGCTTTCCGCCTCCTATTTGAAGTTAGGTTTTTCAGAAACTACAATCTAGTTTGATAGCTTAAGATACATTCGTCGTAACCGGTTGTCAACCGTTTTTACCCGCAAAAGGACGCATACACTTGCCCGCTTTCTCTCTTGAACCCCGAAACAAATTCTAACCTAACAAAATCAGCCAAAAGATAGTGGTGATAACCCGGGTACTTCTGCTCCCGAACGGCCAACAGGCATCGAAACGACGAAGGACTGTAAGGGGGAGAAGCACTTGCGATATTCGTTGCTCTTATAATGACCGCGAGGAAGGTTGCAGATGCTCCAGATGAAGCCGCCCAATTCTCTGTGAATCTGGCCGTTCACTGATAACCTCGTTCTGGTATAAGTGGGCGATTGCAGAATCGTCAATGCCTTTGCGGCGGAGTATAACCACAAGACCAATAATGAGCGAAGTTAAAAAGGTTCCTTTTTCGATCTTACCACTCAGCTTTGGCTGGATAGCTTTAGAACTGGGCGGACCTTTTTTCTAGATCTACGACACCCTTGAAGCGTAGCGTGCTGTTCCTCACCAACTCACGAGCTCCATTGACAAAGTCGTTGGAAAGGTAGTTATAATCAAGAAGTGTATACAAAGGAGGCGGCTGAGATAATAGAAAAAGACCCACGATCGACCTTGTCCCAAAAAATCAAACCTGCACTGAACAATTACTAAGGCAATTGTATGAGTGAAGGGGCTTAGTACGTGGAA from Dehalogenimonas sp. W includes the following:
- a CDS encoding helicase-related protein, whose protein sequence is MKIIDNINSLLGDDLKVSLHSKSKLKIAASCFSIYAYQALKSELSKVESLEFIFTVPTFIPNEVTDKIRKEHREFFIPKVDRERSLYGSEFEIQLRNKLTQRAIARECAEWMQHKATFRSNKTKAPMQQFACVKQGQQDIAYMPLHGFTAVDLGYQRGDAISNIVNRFDESIFTATYLQLFEQIWNDSEKLEDVTAVICDHIASVYQENSPERIYFLMLYNIFSEFLSDIDEDVLPNDRTGYQDTQVWKKLFNFQKDAAVGIINKLETYNGCILADSVGLGKTFTALAVIKYYELRNRAVLVLCPKKLADNWLNYNTNLKTNIFAKDRLNYDVLCHTDLSRTSGESLGIPLNRINWGNYDLVVIDESHNFRNNDAFKDRETRYQKLMNKVIRDGVKTKVLMLSATPVNNRFSDLRNQLALAYEGDSESLSKKLNGKRSVEEVFRQAQIAFNQWARLPVEKRTAKAILDSLDFDFYELLDSVTIARSRKHIQTFYDTRDIGQFPERLKPLSFRCPLTKRDDVPGFNIIFTELSLLKLPVYAPISYILPSRLRKYEELYDTQVEGGKGKLKQADRERSLQALMITNLLKRLESSVEAFRLTLRSLHEKHVQMLSRIQTFKQSGCGIVTDWTERLETMEAEDDELPILGGDEIGGKVKISLADMDLPSWENDLYADLAIIDGLLSSMDKIKPEHDAKLQHLQKLILEKIENPINGNNKKTLLFTAFADTANYLYDNLAELLKSKGLHVGKVTGRDAPKSTLKKPYDFQSLLTLFSPIAKEKALVMPNEPDDIDLLIGTDCISEGQNLQDCDYLINYDIHWNPVRIIQRFGRIDRIGSRNKVIQLVNYWPDISLDEYINLKERVENRMMIADVTATGDDNVLTAQSSEVSYRKEQLRRLQDEVIELEDLKTGVSITDLGLNDFRMDLLNYVKAHGDLELAPKGMHAVVPAQLELGLKPGLIFALRNRNDSVNINQHNRLHPYYLVYIGRDGEIIANHTEVKKLLDLVRTSCKEQSAPIANVCRFFNQQTDDGRNMKVYSDLLGSSIRSMIEVKEEKDLDSLFTDGQTTALLNTISGLDDFELIAFLVVQGEG
- a CDS encoding helix-turn-helix domain-containing protein translates to MTDIRDRWLSVDEICKYLGVSSDTVYRWIDRFSMPAHRMGRLWKFKKDQVDNWVQAGGAAENNKKDSGR